A genomic window from Gossypium hirsutum isolate 1008001.06 chromosome D10, Gossypium_hirsutum_v2.1, whole genome shotgun sequence includes:
- the LOC107895503 gene encoding uncharacterized protein encodes MPKTVGVTHADLAPSRRSTELGSKTGVAFIVVTIICGLFCFVLCLIAEATRSQEKWVESGEDGKDVKYECIYSGSGKMALLCSAVAFVGLAVVMLVEHMYMLIAVSKSPPPVLLSWDPDSTQFKTLTWQAGFFFVTTWLCFAVAEILLLIGLSVESGHLKNWSKPRESCLIIREGLFCAAGVLTLMTVFLAAGLYLTALHAQKLFQQQQLVRQQVLETTVLYTSPPGSPPHRLTTMAREDPVITELPNQPPPFSFSGGFQKAI; translated from the exons ATGCCTAAAACAGTAGGTGTCACACATGCTGATCTCGCCCCAAGTCGTCGAAGCACCGAATTAGGCAGCAAAACCGGTGTTGCTTTCATAGTTGTCACCATCATATGTGGTCTCTTCTGCTTCGTACTTTGCCTCATAGCCGAAGCCACTCGTTCCCAG GAAAAATGGGTGGAGAGTGGAGAAGATGGGAAAGACGTGAAATATGAATGCATATACAGTGGAAGCGGGAAGATGGCATTGTTGTGTTCAGCAGTGGCATTTGTGGGACTTGCAGTGGTGATGTTGGTGGAACATATGTACATGTTGATTGCGGTGAGTAAATCACCGCCGCCGGTTCTGCTTTCATGGGATCCTGATTCCACTCAGTTCAAGACTCTCACCTGGCAGGCTGGATTTTTCTTTGTCACCACTTG GCTTTGCTTTGCGGTGGCGGAGATTTTGTTGTTGATAGGGCTAAGTGTGGAATCGGGACATTTGAAAAACTGGTCGAAACCGAGAGAAAGCTGTCTCATAATCAGAGAAGGTTTGTTTTGTGCGGCTGGTGTGTTGACATTGATGACTGTTTTCTTGGCGGCTGGCCTCTACTTGACTGCATTACATGCCCAAAAGTTGTTCCAACAACAGCAACTTGTTCGCCAACAGGTACTTGAAACCACCGTCCTATACACATCGCCACCTGGTTCGCCACCACATCGGTTGACAACCATGGCGAGAGAAGACCCGGTGATCACAGAGTTGCCTAACCAACCACCTCCGTTTTCGTTTTCCGGGGGATTTCAGAAAGCAATTTGA
- the LOC107896633 gene encoding protein FAR1-RELATED SEQUENCE 11, translated as MSEGASMVMESSENGTDLSQDDNGTIVEMPEDTILSQQTSVNLVPFIGQRFVSQDAAYEFYCSFAKQCGFSIRRHRTRGKDGIGRGVTRRDFTCHRGGYPQMKLSEDGKMQRNRKSSRCGCRAYMRIVKRADFNVPEWRVTAFSNIHNHELLKANEVCLLPAYCTITPDDKARICMFAKAGMSVRQMLRLMELEKGIKLGCLPFTEIDVRNLLQSFRNVNRDNDPIDLIAMCKKLKDENPNFQYDFKLDGHNRLEHIAWTYASSVQLYVSFGDAVVFDTTHRLDAYDMLLGVWVGVDNHGMTTFFGCVLLRDENIQSFSWGLKTFLGFMKGKAPQTLLTDQNMWLKEAIAVEMPETKHAFSICHIISKFSDWFSVLLGSRYDDWKSDFYRLYGLELLEEFEEEWREMIDKYGLHDNKHIISLYALRTFWALPFLRPYFFAGLTSLCQSETTTTFIQRILSAQSRLDRFVEQVAEVVEFNDRAGSKQKQPRKLQKVCLKTGSPIESHAATVLTPYAFGKLQEELLLAPQYASFVVDEGCFEVKHHTQMDGGCKVICVLCEEQISCSCHHFEFAGILCRHVLRVLSSNNCFHIPDPYLPSRWRLNSSSSINPLSNATREHSEKIQLLESLTSALIAESIETKERLDVACEQTAMVLSHIKDLPRTTQSANDIVYNCPSDLILPEVEDTDGIVRSFTMGTSHEPLTSGKLKDRRPRDGIDITRKRRHYSDSCCGHFEHDSSDCPMMEGDNLNGDALGYI; from the exons ATGTCAGAAGGGGCAAGTATGGTGATGGAATCTTCTGAAAATGGAACTGATTTATCTCAAGATGATAATGGAACTATTGTGGAAATGCCCGAAGACACGATATTGTCGCAACAAACTTCTGTGAATCTTGTTCCATTTATCGGCCAGAGGTTTGTATCACAGGATGCTGCTTATGAATTTTATTGCAGTTTTGCCAAACAATGTGGTTTCTCGATCAGACGCCATCGAACCCGAGGGAAAGATGGGATTGGTCGAGGTGTCACGAGAAGGGATTTTACTTGCCATCGAGGCGGATATCCGCAGATGAAGTTATCTGAAGATGGGAAGATGCAGAGGAATCGCAAATCGTCACGTTGCGGTTGTCGAGCATACATGCGCATTGTCAAGCGTGCAGATTTTAATGTTCCTGAATGGCGTGTTACTGCCTTTAGCAACATCCACAACCATGAACTCTTAAAAGCAAATGAAGTATGTCTTCTTCCTGCCTACTGTACCATTACTCCAGATGACAAAGCACGGATTTGCATGTTTGCAAAAGCTGGAATGTCAGTGAGACAAATGTTAAGATTGATGGAGCTAGAGAAAGGAATCAAGTTAGGCTGTTTACCGTTTACAGAAATAGATGTGAGGAACCTGCTGCAGTCTTTTAGAAATGTCAATCGCGATAATGATCCTATTGATCTTATTGCAATGTGCAAAAAACTAAAAGATGAAAATCCCAACTTTCAATATGATTTCAAATTAGATGGCCATAACAGGCTGGAACATATTGCATGGACTTATGCTTCATCTGTTCAGTTATACGTGTCATTTGGAGATGCTGTGGTTTTCGATACGACGCACCGCCTGGATGCCTATGACATGCTATTAGGTGTTTGGGTTGGAGTAGACAATCATGGAATGACCACTTTTTTTGGATGTGTCCTTTTACGAGATGAAAACATACAATCTTTCTCATGGGGATTGAAG ACATTTTTGGGCTTCATGAAAGGAAAGGCTCCACAAACCCTACTAACTGACCAAAATATGTGGCTGAAAGAGGCAATTGCTGTTGAAATGCCTGAAACGAAGCATGCTTTTAGTATTTGCCACATTATCTCGAAGTTCTCAGATTGGTTCTCTGTTTTGCTCGGGTCGCGATATGATGACTGGAAATCTGATTTTTATCGGCTTTATGGTCTGGAGCTGTTAGAAGAATTTGAAGAAGAATGGAGAGAaatgattgataaatatggacTCCATGATAATAAGCACATTATCAGCTTATATGCATTGCGGACATTTTGGGCTTTGCCATTCTTGAGGCCTTACTTCTTTGCAGGTTTGACAAGTTTATGTCAATCAGAGACTACTACTACTTTCATCCAACGGATTTTGAGTGCACAGTCCCGACTAGATCGTTTTGTAGAACAA GTGGCTGAGGTTGTTGAATTCAATGACCGGGCTGGTTCTAAGCAAAAGCAGCCGAGGAAATTGCAGAAAGTCTGCCTTAAAACAGGGTCACCAATTGAATCTCATGCGGCTACTGTTCTTACACCGTATGCCTTTGGTAAGCTCCAAGAAGAGCTTTTATTGGCTCCACAATATGCATCCTTTGTGGTTGATGAAGGCTGCTTCGAGGTCAAACACCATACCCAAATGGATGGAGGGTGTAAAGTGATCTGCGTTCTGTGTGAAGAGCAGATTAGTTGTAGTTGCCATCATTTTGAGTTTGCAGGTATTCTTTGCAGGCATGTTCTTCGTGTTCTATCCAGTAATAACTGTTTCCATATTCCAGACCCATACCTGCCCAGCCGTTGGCGTTTGAATAGTTCGTCTTCCATAAACCCATTAAGCAATGCAACGAGAGAGCACTCCGAAAAGATTCAGTTGTTAGAGTCCTTGACTTCAGCACTCATAGCAGAGTCAATCGAAACAAAGGAACGCCTCGATGTTGCTTGTGAGCAAACCGCCATGGTTCTTTCCCACATCAAGGACCTTCCTAGGACGACACAAAGTGCAAATGATATCGTATACAATTGTCCATCGGATTTGATCTTACCAGAGGTAGAAGATACAGATGGAATTGTTCGAAGCTTTACAATGGGGACTTCTCATGAACCTCTCACTTCAGGAAAGCTGAAGGATAGAAGGCCAAGAGATGGGATCGATATAACTCGAAAACGAAGACATTATTCCGATTCTTGCTGTGGGCATTTCGAACATGATTCATCAGATTGTCCAATGATGGAAGGGGACAATTTGAATGGAGATGCATTAGGATATATTTAA